The Bombus terrestris chromosome 9, iyBomTerr1.2, whole genome shotgun sequence genome contains a region encoding:
- the LOC100650848 gene encoding disheveled-associated activator of morphogenesis 1 isoform X1 — MSSTNQHEEIEPCPEPGQDSWTSRFFSRIPSCPVKSPQPLKEFVGRCQTMPSRVKKSFCGCLQDDEPPEITYCVVEHTGTLTLQAMTPTLPMPAEEELNKMFLELVDELDLTQANRQAVLALPANKKWQIYCSRKGNGTLENGGLRTTDLSGDPEDYINRLKTIASSPFPEEGEEVSNQMRQTEALKTALRTQPHSFVLRFIELDGLNALLQVLGTMDAEAANSNLHTSVIGCLKALMNNSNGRAHVLAHPTAINTISQSLATENIKTKISVLEILGAVCLVPGGHRKVLEAMLHFQQYHSERTRFQSIINDLDKNFGIYKDNLSLKTAIMSFINAVLNYGPGQVTLEFRLHLRYELLMLGIQPIIEKLRKYENETLDRHLDFFEMVRNEDEKELARKFEKEHVDTKSATAMFDLLRRKLSHTAAYPHLLSLLEHCLLLPLDYGSHPQHWLLFDRIVQQIVLQSEGNDTGVTRNPDVAPIEINVKEIVHLLAKEEELVAARKKAEELERENSDMSSRLAKKEQELDLRTQEKEDIEASLARVKERLEKETSMHIETKQRISELQDNVETLSRQINNEKSERKRLEQLVASGSLPDDAKATIKIVEDEVLEKVEAKPMPPPPPPPPLAPPPPPCLMPAAPPPMKVEIIKNVPQPSNPLKSFNWSKIPEQKLQGTIWSELDDTKLYNVMDLESIDKIFCAYQKNGVSAEGSIEDLRTLGKNKKTMSVIDSRRAQNCTILLSKLKMSDNEITRTILSMDQQNILHIDMVEQLLKYIPSSEEAALLDIHQKELQNRADCFLYQISKVPHYEQRLRSLHYKKKFAASIAELTPRMRAVLEASRQVARSRRLRKLLELVLALGNYVNRGNARGNACGFRLASLNRLVDTKSSCSKGTTLLHYLVQILESRFREVLDIEEDMPHVRTAARVSMADLQKEVANLKNGLQDVQREIEFHRGQSQVLQGDMFLPAMRDFQAQATCRLAEAEDLFQDMKTRFDRAVRLFGEDSAGVQPDEFFGIFENFLQALAEARQDVENMRKKIEEEERRAKQEQELRKRTMERKNSREGILNSISLSKKNEANSNGQNDNKGEFDDLISALRTGDVFGEDIAKFKRSKRRPVTPSGQESRRHSAHREDSRERH; from the exons ATGTCGTCCACTAACCAACACGAAGAAATTGAGCCCTGTCCGGAACCCGGACAGGACAGTTGGACCTCGAGATTCTTTTCA AGGATTCCGAGCTGCCCAGTGAAGAGTCCACAGCCCTTGAAGGAATTCGTGGGTCGCTGCCAGACGATGCCATCACGGGTGAAAAAGTCTTTCTGCGGTTGCCTTCAG GATGACGAGCCACCGGAAATCACGTATTGCGTTGTGGAGCACACGGGTACGCTCACGCTTCAAGCAATGACGCCCACCCTGCCGATGCCTGCCGAGGAAGAACTGAACAAGATGTTCCTCGAATTGGTCGACGAGCTGGACCTGACCCAGGCCAACCGACAGGCGGTTCTGGCACTTCCGGCGAACAAAAAGTGGCAGATATATTGCTCCAGGAAAGGTAACGGCACGCTTGAGAATGGTGGGCTCAGAACTACAGATCTGAGCGGGGATCCCGAGGATTATATCAACAGATTGAAGACGATAGCTAGT AGTCCTTTTCCCGAAGAGGGTGAAGAAGTTTCGAATCAGATGCGACAAACCGAAGCCCTAAAGACCGCTTTGAGGACGCAGCCGCACAGTTTCGTCCTCAGGTTTATAGAACTCGATGGATTGAATGCTCTGTTACAAGTTCTTGGAACTATGGACGCGGAGGCAGCTAACAGCAACCTTCATACAAGTGTGATAGGGTGTTTGAAAGCGTTGATGAACAATTCG AATGGAAGAGCACACGTATTGGCGCACCCTACTGCCATCAATACGATATCCCAGTCGCTGGCGACTGAAAACATCAAGACGAAGATATCTGTTCTCGAAATTCTGGGTGCTGTCTGCTTGGTTCCAGGTGGTCATCGAAAAGTCTTGGAAGCTATGCTACATTTCCAGCAGTATCATTCCGAACGAACACGTTTCCAAAGTATTATAAACGATTTGGACAAGAACTTCGGTATCTACAAAGACAATCTGTCTCTGAAGACGGCGATCATGTCGTTCATTAACGCGGTGTTGAATTATGGACCGGGTCAAGTGACTTTGGAGTTTAGGTTACACCTAAGATACGAATTATTGATGCTCGGTATCCAACCGATTATCGAAAAGcttagaaaatatgaaaatgagaCGCTAGATAGGCATTTGGATTTCTTCGAAATGGTGAGAAACGAAGACGAGAAGGAGTTGGCGAGGAAGTTCGAAAAGGAACACGTGGACACGAAGAGCGCTACGGCGATGTTCGATTTATTGAGGAGGAAGCTCAGTCATACCGCTGCGTATCCTCATTTGTTAAGTCTTTTGGAACACTGTCTTCTATTACCTC TCGATTATGGCTCCCATCCTCAACACTGGCTACTGTTCGATCGGATCGTGCAACAAATCGTTCTCCAGTCAGAAGGAAATGATACAGGTGTCACAAGGAATCCCGACGTCGCGCCGATTGAGATCAACGTGAAGGAAATTGTTCATTTGCTCGCAAAGGAAGAAGAACTCGTGGCGGCCAGGAAGAAGGCAGAGGAGTTGGAGCGAGAAAATTCCGACATGTCGAGTAGACTAGCCAAGAAGGAACAAGAGTTAGATCTAAGAACACAAGAGAAA GAAGATATAGAGGCCAGCTTGGCAAGGGTGAAAGAACGCCTCGAGAAGGAGACGTCGATGCATATAGAGACGAAGCAGAGGATTTCGGAATTGCAAGACAACGTCGAGACGCTATCTCGACAGATAAACAACGAGAAATCGGAGAGGAAGAGGCTGGAACAATTGGTAGCTTCCGGAAGCTTACCGGACGATGCGAAAGCGACGATTAAAATCGTCGAGGACGAAGTTCTTGAGAAGGTTGAAGCCAAACCAATGCCACCGCCGCCCCCGCCTCCACCCTTGGCACCTCCACCGCCTCCTTGCCTAATGCCCGCAGCTCCTCCTCCAATGAAG GTGGAGATAATCAAGAATGTTCCTCAACCGAGCAATCCCTTGAAGTCCTTTAATTGGTCGAAGATACCAGAGCAAAAGTTGCAAGGCACTATATGGTCGGAACTCGATGACACGaagttatataacgtcatgGATCTAGAATCGATCGATAAAATCTTTTGCGCTTATCAAAAGAACGGAGTGTCCGCGGAGGGTTCGATCGAAGATCTTCGAACCCTAGGAAAGAACAAGAAGACCATGTCAGTGATTGATTCGAGGAGAGCTCAGAACTGCACGATTTTGTTGTCGAAGTTGAAGATGTCCGACAATGAGATCACTAGAACCATCCTCTCTATGGACCAACAGAATATTCTGCACATAGACATGGTTGAACAACTATTAAAGTATATCCCATCGTCTGAAGAAGCTGCTCTCTTAGACATACATCAGAAAGAGCTTCAGAACAGGGCCGACTGTTTCTTATACCAAATATCCAA AGTGCCGCATTACGAGCAAAGATTACGATCTCTTCACTACAAAAAGAAATTCGCTGCCAGCATTGCGGAATTGACACCGAGAATGCGCGCGGTGCTCGAAGCTAGTCGACAGGTGGCCAGGTCCCGGCGACTTAGAAAACTCCTGGAATTGGTCTTAGCTCTAGGGAATTACGTAAATCGCGGAAACGCTCGCGGGAATGCCTGCGGTTTCCGTTTAGCTTCCTTGAATCGTCTAGTCGATACCAAGTCTTCTTGCTCCAAAGGCACGACTTTGCTGCACTATTTGGTTCAAATCCTTGAGTCTAGGTTTAGGGAGGTGTTGGATATCGAGGAGGATATGCCTCATGTTCGAACCGCAGCTAGAGTTAGCATGGCTGATCTGCAGAAAGAGGTGGCTAATTTGAAAAATGGTCTTCAGGATGTTCAAAGGGAAATAG AATTCCACCGTGGTCAGTCTCAAGTACTTCAAGGAGACATGTTCTTACCAGCAATGAGAGATTTCCAGGCACAGGCTACATGTAGGTTAGCGGAAGCGGAGGATCTGTTCCAAGATATGAAAACTAGA TTTGACCGAGCAGTGAGGCTGTTTGGCGAAGATTCAGCAGGCGTGCAGCCAGACGAGTTCTTTGGCATTTTTGAAAACTTCCTACAAGCGTTAGCTGAAGCCAGACAAGACGTGGAAAATATGAGGAAGAAGATAGAGGAAGAAGAACGAAGAGCAAAGCAAGAACAAGAG CTTCGGAAGAGGACAATGGAAAGAAAGAATTCTCGCGAGGGAATATTAAACAGTATCTCCTTGAGCAAAAAGAACGAAGCCAATAGCAATGGACAGAACGACAATAAGGGTGAATTCGATGACTTGATATCGGCTCTTCGAACCGGCGACGTTTTCGGAGAGGATATCGCGAAATTTAAAAGATCAAAGCGCAGACCTGTGACTCCGAGCGGCCAAGAATCGCGAAGACACAGCGCGCACAGAGAAGATTCCAGGGAA
- the LOC100650848 gene encoding disheveled-associated activator of morphogenesis 1 isoform X2, translated as MGKINLRIPSCPVKSPQPLKEFVGRCQTMPSRVKKSFCGCLQDDEPPEITYCVVEHTGTLTLQAMTPTLPMPAEEELNKMFLELVDELDLTQANRQAVLALPANKKWQIYCSRKGNGTLENGGLRTTDLSGDPEDYINRLKTIASSPFPEEGEEVSNQMRQTEALKTALRTQPHSFVLRFIELDGLNALLQVLGTMDAEAANSNLHTSVIGCLKALMNNSNGRAHVLAHPTAINTISQSLATENIKTKISVLEILGAVCLVPGGHRKVLEAMLHFQQYHSERTRFQSIINDLDKNFGIYKDNLSLKTAIMSFINAVLNYGPGQVTLEFRLHLRYELLMLGIQPIIEKLRKYENETLDRHLDFFEMVRNEDEKELARKFEKEHVDTKSATAMFDLLRRKLSHTAAYPHLLSLLEHCLLLPLDYGSHPQHWLLFDRIVQQIVLQSEGNDTGVTRNPDVAPIEINVKEIVHLLAKEEELVAARKKAEELERENSDMSSRLAKKEQELDLRTQEKEDIEASLARVKERLEKETSMHIETKQRISELQDNVETLSRQINNEKSERKRLEQLVASGSLPDDAKATIKIVEDEVLEKVEAKPMPPPPPPPPLAPPPPPCLMPAAPPPMKVEIIKNVPQPSNPLKSFNWSKIPEQKLQGTIWSELDDTKLYNVMDLESIDKIFCAYQKNGVSAEGSIEDLRTLGKNKKTMSVIDSRRAQNCTILLSKLKMSDNEITRTILSMDQQNILHIDMVEQLLKYIPSSEEAALLDIHQKELQNRADCFLYQISKVPHYEQRLRSLHYKKKFAASIAELTPRMRAVLEASRQVARSRRLRKLLELVLALGNYVNRGNARGNACGFRLASLNRLVDTKSSCSKGTTLLHYLVQILESRFREVLDIEEDMPHVRTAARVSMADLQKEVANLKNGLQDVQREIEFHRGQSQVLQGDMFLPAMRDFQAQATCRLAEAEDLFQDMKTRFDRAVRLFGEDSAGVQPDEFFGIFENFLQALAEARQDVENMRKKIEEEERRAKQEQELRKRTMERKNSREGILNSISLSKKNEANSNGQNDNKGEFDDLISALRTGDVFGEDIAKFKRSKRRPVTPSGQESRRHSAHREDSRERH; from the exons AGGATTCCGAGCTGCCCAGTGAAGAGTCCACAGCCCTTGAAGGAATTCGTGGGTCGCTGCCAGACGATGCCATCACGGGTGAAAAAGTCTTTCTGCGGTTGCCTTCAG GATGACGAGCCACCGGAAATCACGTATTGCGTTGTGGAGCACACGGGTACGCTCACGCTTCAAGCAATGACGCCCACCCTGCCGATGCCTGCCGAGGAAGAACTGAACAAGATGTTCCTCGAATTGGTCGACGAGCTGGACCTGACCCAGGCCAACCGACAGGCGGTTCTGGCACTTCCGGCGAACAAAAAGTGGCAGATATATTGCTCCAGGAAAGGTAACGGCACGCTTGAGAATGGTGGGCTCAGAACTACAGATCTGAGCGGGGATCCCGAGGATTATATCAACAGATTGAAGACGATAGCTAGT AGTCCTTTTCCCGAAGAGGGTGAAGAAGTTTCGAATCAGATGCGACAAACCGAAGCCCTAAAGACCGCTTTGAGGACGCAGCCGCACAGTTTCGTCCTCAGGTTTATAGAACTCGATGGATTGAATGCTCTGTTACAAGTTCTTGGAACTATGGACGCGGAGGCAGCTAACAGCAACCTTCATACAAGTGTGATAGGGTGTTTGAAAGCGTTGATGAACAATTCG AATGGAAGAGCACACGTATTGGCGCACCCTACTGCCATCAATACGATATCCCAGTCGCTGGCGACTGAAAACATCAAGACGAAGATATCTGTTCTCGAAATTCTGGGTGCTGTCTGCTTGGTTCCAGGTGGTCATCGAAAAGTCTTGGAAGCTATGCTACATTTCCAGCAGTATCATTCCGAACGAACACGTTTCCAAAGTATTATAAACGATTTGGACAAGAACTTCGGTATCTACAAAGACAATCTGTCTCTGAAGACGGCGATCATGTCGTTCATTAACGCGGTGTTGAATTATGGACCGGGTCAAGTGACTTTGGAGTTTAGGTTACACCTAAGATACGAATTATTGATGCTCGGTATCCAACCGATTATCGAAAAGcttagaaaatatgaaaatgagaCGCTAGATAGGCATTTGGATTTCTTCGAAATGGTGAGAAACGAAGACGAGAAGGAGTTGGCGAGGAAGTTCGAAAAGGAACACGTGGACACGAAGAGCGCTACGGCGATGTTCGATTTATTGAGGAGGAAGCTCAGTCATACCGCTGCGTATCCTCATTTGTTAAGTCTTTTGGAACACTGTCTTCTATTACCTC TCGATTATGGCTCCCATCCTCAACACTGGCTACTGTTCGATCGGATCGTGCAACAAATCGTTCTCCAGTCAGAAGGAAATGATACAGGTGTCACAAGGAATCCCGACGTCGCGCCGATTGAGATCAACGTGAAGGAAATTGTTCATTTGCTCGCAAAGGAAGAAGAACTCGTGGCGGCCAGGAAGAAGGCAGAGGAGTTGGAGCGAGAAAATTCCGACATGTCGAGTAGACTAGCCAAGAAGGAACAAGAGTTAGATCTAAGAACACAAGAGAAA GAAGATATAGAGGCCAGCTTGGCAAGGGTGAAAGAACGCCTCGAGAAGGAGACGTCGATGCATATAGAGACGAAGCAGAGGATTTCGGAATTGCAAGACAACGTCGAGACGCTATCTCGACAGATAAACAACGAGAAATCGGAGAGGAAGAGGCTGGAACAATTGGTAGCTTCCGGAAGCTTACCGGACGATGCGAAAGCGACGATTAAAATCGTCGAGGACGAAGTTCTTGAGAAGGTTGAAGCCAAACCAATGCCACCGCCGCCCCCGCCTCCACCCTTGGCACCTCCACCGCCTCCTTGCCTAATGCCCGCAGCTCCTCCTCCAATGAAG GTGGAGATAATCAAGAATGTTCCTCAACCGAGCAATCCCTTGAAGTCCTTTAATTGGTCGAAGATACCAGAGCAAAAGTTGCAAGGCACTATATGGTCGGAACTCGATGACACGaagttatataacgtcatgGATCTAGAATCGATCGATAAAATCTTTTGCGCTTATCAAAAGAACGGAGTGTCCGCGGAGGGTTCGATCGAAGATCTTCGAACCCTAGGAAAGAACAAGAAGACCATGTCAGTGATTGATTCGAGGAGAGCTCAGAACTGCACGATTTTGTTGTCGAAGTTGAAGATGTCCGACAATGAGATCACTAGAACCATCCTCTCTATGGACCAACAGAATATTCTGCACATAGACATGGTTGAACAACTATTAAAGTATATCCCATCGTCTGAAGAAGCTGCTCTCTTAGACATACATCAGAAAGAGCTTCAGAACAGGGCCGACTGTTTCTTATACCAAATATCCAA AGTGCCGCATTACGAGCAAAGATTACGATCTCTTCACTACAAAAAGAAATTCGCTGCCAGCATTGCGGAATTGACACCGAGAATGCGCGCGGTGCTCGAAGCTAGTCGACAGGTGGCCAGGTCCCGGCGACTTAGAAAACTCCTGGAATTGGTCTTAGCTCTAGGGAATTACGTAAATCGCGGAAACGCTCGCGGGAATGCCTGCGGTTTCCGTTTAGCTTCCTTGAATCGTCTAGTCGATACCAAGTCTTCTTGCTCCAAAGGCACGACTTTGCTGCACTATTTGGTTCAAATCCTTGAGTCTAGGTTTAGGGAGGTGTTGGATATCGAGGAGGATATGCCTCATGTTCGAACCGCAGCTAGAGTTAGCATGGCTGATCTGCAGAAAGAGGTGGCTAATTTGAAAAATGGTCTTCAGGATGTTCAAAGGGAAATAG AATTCCACCGTGGTCAGTCTCAAGTACTTCAAGGAGACATGTTCTTACCAGCAATGAGAGATTTCCAGGCACAGGCTACATGTAGGTTAGCGGAAGCGGAGGATCTGTTCCAAGATATGAAAACTAGA TTTGACCGAGCAGTGAGGCTGTTTGGCGAAGATTCAGCAGGCGTGCAGCCAGACGAGTTCTTTGGCATTTTTGAAAACTTCCTACAAGCGTTAGCTGAAGCCAGACAAGACGTGGAAAATATGAGGAAGAAGATAGAGGAAGAAGAACGAAGAGCAAAGCAAGAACAAGAG CTTCGGAAGAGGACAATGGAAAGAAAGAATTCTCGCGAGGGAATATTAAACAGTATCTCCTTGAGCAAAAAGAACGAAGCCAATAGCAATGGACAGAACGACAATAAGGGTGAATTCGATGACTTGATATCGGCTCTTCGAACCGGCGACGTTTTCGGAGAGGATATCGCGAAATTTAAAAGATCAAAGCGCAGACCTGTGACTCCGAGCGGCCAAGAATCGCGAAGACACAGCGCGCACAGAGAAGATTCCAGGGAA
- the LOC100650848 gene encoding disheveled-associated activator of morphogenesis 1 isoform X3 encodes MPSRVKKSFCGCLQDDEPPEITYCVVEHTGTLTLQAMTPTLPMPAEEELNKMFLELVDELDLTQANRQAVLALPANKKWQIYCSRKGNGTLENGGLRTTDLSGDPEDYINRLKTIASSPFPEEGEEVSNQMRQTEALKTALRTQPHSFVLRFIELDGLNALLQVLGTMDAEAANSNLHTSVIGCLKALMNNSNGRAHVLAHPTAINTISQSLATENIKTKISVLEILGAVCLVPGGHRKVLEAMLHFQQYHSERTRFQSIINDLDKNFGIYKDNLSLKTAIMSFINAVLNYGPGQVTLEFRLHLRYELLMLGIQPIIEKLRKYENETLDRHLDFFEMVRNEDEKELARKFEKEHVDTKSATAMFDLLRRKLSHTAAYPHLLSLLEHCLLLPLDYGSHPQHWLLFDRIVQQIVLQSEGNDTGVTRNPDVAPIEINVKEIVHLLAKEEELVAARKKAEELERENSDMSSRLAKKEQELDLRTQEKEDIEASLARVKERLEKETSMHIETKQRISELQDNVETLSRQINNEKSERKRLEQLVASGSLPDDAKATIKIVEDEVLEKVEAKPMPPPPPPPPLAPPPPPCLMPAAPPPMKVEIIKNVPQPSNPLKSFNWSKIPEQKLQGTIWSELDDTKLYNVMDLESIDKIFCAYQKNGVSAEGSIEDLRTLGKNKKTMSVIDSRRAQNCTILLSKLKMSDNEITRTILSMDQQNILHIDMVEQLLKYIPSSEEAALLDIHQKELQNRADCFLYQISKVPHYEQRLRSLHYKKKFAASIAELTPRMRAVLEASRQVARSRRLRKLLELVLALGNYVNRGNARGNACGFRLASLNRLVDTKSSCSKGTTLLHYLVQILESRFREVLDIEEDMPHVRTAARVSMADLQKEVANLKNGLQDVQREIEFHRGQSQVLQGDMFLPAMRDFQAQATCRLAEAEDLFQDMKTRFDRAVRLFGEDSAGVQPDEFFGIFENFLQALAEARQDVENMRKKIEEEERRAKQEQELRKRTMERKNSREGILNSISLSKKNEANSNGQNDNKGEFDDLISALRTGDVFGEDIAKFKRSKRRPVTPSGQESRRHSAHREDSRERH; translated from the exons ATGCCATCACGGGTGAAAAAGTCTTTCTGCGGTTGCCTTCAG GATGACGAGCCACCGGAAATCACGTATTGCGTTGTGGAGCACACGGGTACGCTCACGCTTCAAGCAATGACGCCCACCCTGCCGATGCCTGCCGAGGAAGAACTGAACAAGATGTTCCTCGAATTGGTCGACGAGCTGGACCTGACCCAGGCCAACCGACAGGCGGTTCTGGCACTTCCGGCGAACAAAAAGTGGCAGATATATTGCTCCAGGAAAGGTAACGGCACGCTTGAGAATGGTGGGCTCAGAACTACAGATCTGAGCGGGGATCCCGAGGATTATATCAACAGATTGAAGACGATAGCTAGT AGTCCTTTTCCCGAAGAGGGTGAAGAAGTTTCGAATCAGATGCGACAAACCGAAGCCCTAAAGACCGCTTTGAGGACGCAGCCGCACAGTTTCGTCCTCAGGTTTATAGAACTCGATGGATTGAATGCTCTGTTACAAGTTCTTGGAACTATGGACGCGGAGGCAGCTAACAGCAACCTTCATACAAGTGTGATAGGGTGTTTGAAAGCGTTGATGAACAATTCG AATGGAAGAGCACACGTATTGGCGCACCCTACTGCCATCAATACGATATCCCAGTCGCTGGCGACTGAAAACATCAAGACGAAGATATCTGTTCTCGAAATTCTGGGTGCTGTCTGCTTGGTTCCAGGTGGTCATCGAAAAGTCTTGGAAGCTATGCTACATTTCCAGCAGTATCATTCCGAACGAACACGTTTCCAAAGTATTATAAACGATTTGGACAAGAACTTCGGTATCTACAAAGACAATCTGTCTCTGAAGACGGCGATCATGTCGTTCATTAACGCGGTGTTGAATTATGGACCGGGTCAAGTGACTTTGGAGTTTAGGTTACACCTAAGATACGAATTATTGATGCTCGGTATCCAACCGATTATCGAAAAGcttagaaaatatgaaaatgagaCGCTAGATAGGCATTTGGATTTCTTCGAAATGGTGAGAAACGAAGACGAGAAGGAGTTGGCGAGGAAGTTCGAAAAGGAACACGTGGACACGAAGAGCGCTACGGCGATGTTCGATTTATTGAGGAGGAAGCTCAGTCATACCGCTGCGTATCCTCATTTGTTAAGTCTTTTGGAACACTGTCTTCTATTACCTC TCGATTATGGCTCCCATCCTCAACACTGGCTACTGTTCGATCGGATCGTGCAACAAATCGTTCTCCAGTCAGAAGGAAATGATACAGGTGTCACAAGGAATCCCGACGTCGCGCCGATTGAGATCAACGTGAAGGAAATTGTTCATTTGCTCGCAAAGGAAGAAGAACTCGTGGCGGCCAGGAAGAAGGCAGAGGAGTTGGAGCGAGAAAATTCCGACATGTCGAGTAGACTAGCCAAGAAGGAACAAGAGTTAGATCTAAGAACACAAGAGAAA GAAGATATAGAGGCCAGCTTGGCAAGGGTGAAAGAACGCCTCGAGAAGGAGACGTCGATGCATATAGAGACGAAGCAGAGGATTTCGGAATTGCAAGACAACGTCGAGACGCTATCTCGACAGATAAACAACGAGAAATCGGAGAGGAAGAGGCTGGAACAATTGGTAGCTTCCGGAAGCTTACCGGACGATGCGAAAGCGACGATTAAAATCGTCGAGGACGAAGTTCTTGAGAAGGTTGAAGCCAAACCAATGCCACCGCCGCCCCCGCCTCCACCCTTGGCACCTCCACCGCCTCCTTGCCTAATGCCCGCAGCTCCTCCTCCAATGAAG GTGGAGATAATCAAGAATGTTCCTCAACCGAGCAATCCCTTGAAGTCCTTTAATTGGTCGAAGATACCAGAGCAAAAGTTGCAAGGCACTATATGGTCGGAACTCGATGACACGaagttatataacgtcatgGATCTAGAATCGATCGATAAAATCTTTTGCGCTTATCAAAAGAACGGAGTGTCCGCGGAGGGTTCGATCGAAGATCTTCGAACCCTAGGAAAGAACAAGAAGACCATGTCAGTGATTGATTCGAGGAGAGCTCAGAACTGCACGATTTTGTTGTCGAAGTTGAAGATGTCCGACAATGAGATCACTAGAACCATCCTCTCTATGGACCAACAGAATATTCTGCACATAGACATGGTTGAACAACTATTAAAGTATATCCCATCGTCTGAAGAAGCTGCTCTCTTAGACATACATCAGAAAGAGCTTCAGAACAGGGCCGACTGTTTCTTATACCAAATATCCAA AGTGCCGCATTACGAGCAAAGATTACGATCTCTTCACTACAAAAAGAAATTCGCTGCCAGCATTGCGGAATTGACACCGAGAATGCGCGCGGTGCTCGAAGCTAGTCGACAGGTGGCCAGGTCCCGGCGACTTAGAAAACTCCTGGAATTGGTCTTAGCTCTAGGGAATTACGTAAATCGCGGAAACGCTCGCGGGAATGCCTGCGGTTTCCGTTTAGCTTCCTTGAATCGTCTAGTCGATACCAAGTCTTCTTGCTCCAAAGGCACGACTTTGCTGCACTATTTGGTTCAAATCCTTGAGTCTAGGTTTAGGGAGGTGTTGGATATCGAGGAGGATATGCCTCATGTTCGAACCGCAGCTAGAGTTAGCATGGCTGATCTGCAGAAAGAGGTGGCTAATTTGAAAAATGGTCTTCAGGATGTTCAAAGGGAAATAG AATTCCACCGTGGTCAGTCTCAAGTACTTCAAGGAGACATGTTCTTACCAGCAATGAGAGATTTCCAGGCACAGGCTACATGTAGGTTAGCGGAAGCGGAGGATCTGTTCCAAGATATGAAAACTAGA TTTGACCGAGCAGTGAGGCTGTTTGGCGAAGATTCAGCAGGCGTGCAGCCAGACGAGTTCTTTGGCATTTTTGAAAACTTCCTACAAGCGTTAGCTGAAGCCAGACAAGACGTGGAAAATATGAGGAAGAAGATAGAGGAAGAAGAACGAAGAGCAAAGCAAGAACAAGAG CTTCGGAAGAGGACAATGGAAAGAAAGAATTCTCGCGAGGGAATATTAAACAGTATCTCCTTGAGCAAAAAGAACGAAGCCAATAGCAATGGACAGAACGACAATAAGGGTGAATTCGATGACTTGATATCGGCTCTTCGAACCGGCGACGTTTTCGGAGAGGATATCGCGAAATTTAAAAGATCAAAGCGCAGACCTGTGACTCCGAGCGGCCAAGAATCGCGAAGACACAGCGCGCACAGAGAAGATTCCAGGGAA